From the Bdellovibrio bacteriovorus genome, one window contains:
- the pgaB gene encoding poly-beta-1,6-N-acetyl-D-glucosamine N-deacetylase PgaB: MKSDRVMGFLKWTSQAMRLFISLALLLAGFTASAETSSTPENNDPLANTFVALCYHDVSNGFVGNAFSIRKKDLVEQFDYLKAHYNVVGLQDILEASQGKKTLPAKAVLITVDDGLASFYENVFPLLKTYKFKAVFAIVGKWTEDGVAPDYGFKDTNPKMASWKQLKEMSESGWVDVVSHTYDMHQGHVFNPQGSQAPVAGFFRYDSITKSYQSEEDLVNRVQTDLKKNNELIKKHLGKENSVVVWPYGASNGLSRKAAEDVGLKIQMTLRAGLNNANDISQIGRGLIFADMDLPQFASALEQAFVDSSPLRMIRIDLDSIWKKNEAEAEQVLGDLLEKTLSLGANAALFQAVSESGDAYFPTSQMHVRADYLNRTAHTMRHRSRVPNVYARVPQAFLRNTETAKAVIRDLAKYTDIDGVFFEVSSKEKAKELSFEPVMAAGRSVRPHWQYGVIGPRPENAEIFDYLVLTPQQLEKEKLAAVPNSIKQKQDIIALPKDYNIVASHVMAEGYLNLFYDVNFKDVVPDPDFKTLFSVRQSNAKHIKGEAK; this comes from the coding sequence ATGAAATCCGACAGAGTCATGGGCTTTTTAAAATGGACGTCTCAAGCAATGCGGCTTTTCATTTCCCTCGCCCTCCTCTTAGCGGGATTTACCGCAAGTGCCGAAACCTCTTCCACTCCTGAAAATAACGATCCTTTGGCGAATACTTTTGTCGCCCTTTGCTATCACGACGTCAGTAACGGCTTTGTCGGCAATGCTTTTAGTATTCGTAAAAAAGACCTTGTTGAACAGTTCGACTATCTTAAGGCTCACTACAATGTCGTCGGTCTGCAAGATATTCTTGAAGCTTCTCAAGGAAAGAAGACTCTTCCTGCCAAAGCCGTACTTATAACGGTGGATGATGGTTTGGCTTCTTTTTATGAAAACGTCTTTCCTCTTTTAAAAACTTATAAGTTTAAAGCCGTCTTTGCCATTGTGGGTAAGTGGACTGAAGACGGCGTGGCTCCGGATTATGGGTTTAAAGACACCAATCCGAAAATGGCTTCTTGGAAACAGCTAAAGGAAATGTCTGAATCCGGTTGGGTGGATGTTGTTTCTCACACCTATGATATGCATCAAGGGCATGTCTTTAATCCTCAAGGAAGTCAGGCTCCGGTGGCGGGCTTTTTTAGATACGATTCAATTACGAAATCTTATCAATCTGAAGAAGACCTTGTGAATCGCGTTCAGACAGATCTTAAAAAGAATAACGAGCTTATTAAAAAACATCTTGGAAAAGAAAATTCCGTAGTTGTGTGGCCGTATGGCGCCTCAAACGGTTTGTCGCGAAAAGCCGCTGAAGACGTAGGACTGAAAATTCAGATGACCTTGCGAGCGGGTCTTAATAACGCGAATGACATTTCTCAAATCGGGCGCGGGTTGATCTTTGCTGATATGGACCTTCCGCAATTCGCTAGTGCGCTTGAACAGGCTTTTGTTGATTCATCTCCGTTGCGCATGATTCGCATCGACTTAGATAGTATTTGGAAGAAAAACGAAGCCGAGGCTGAGCAAGTTCTGGGGGATCTTTTAGAAAAGACTCTGAGCTTAGGGGCCAATGCTGCTTTATTTCAGGCGGTTTCTGAATCTGGAGACGCTTACTTCCCCACTTCACAGATGCACGTTCGTGCGGATTACTTAAATCGCACGGCCCATACGATGAGACATCGCTCTCGCGTGCCGAATGTCTATGCTCGAGTTCCTCAAGCATTTTTGAGAAATACGGAGACGGCTAAGGCTGTTATTCGTGATTTAGCGAAGTACACCGATATCGACGGCGTCTTTTTTGAGGTCTCTTCAAAAGAAAAAGCCAAAGAGTTGTCTTTTGAACCTGTGATGGCAGCGGGTCGCTCTGTGCGCCCCCACTGGCAGTATGGAGTTATTGGTCCAAGACCTGAAAATGCCGAGATCTTTGATTACTTGGTTCTGACTCCACAGCAGCTTGAAAAAGAAAAGCTGGCAGCCGTGCCGAATTCGATAAAACAGAAGCAAGACATTATCGCCTTGCCGAAAGATTATAATATAGTCGCTAGCCACGTGATGGCCGAGGGCTATTTAAATTTATTTTATGATGTGAACTTCAAAGATGTCGTTCCGGATCCTGATTTCAAAACTCTGTTTTCAGTCCGCCAAAGCAACGCAAAACACATCAAAGGGGAAGCGAAATGA
- a CDS encoding fibrinogen-like YCDxxxxGGGW domain-containing protein has product MNSERSGTLGYSSFYKAIICSMALGSCTIDTKIRNPFAVQINKYSIYTNSSTHPFSFSPTWEESAFNGGTVLLYDNAFCEGTPTEVSLSGTDVHIDGLRDGKSYYAKVRVTNNSRNYESSCAFWVTVDMQAPMPATITAPLSDSYVSATHFVGAWNTVVDVGPAGLSEIPYKVRLYDQPSCAGSIIFTKNLASLTHVFDNLSANTFYSFDIQSTDKAGNWSTPICSAFMEVDLFAPGFVLTHTGSDQGYAATQTVSITVTNDAWASYWCLTEDLSFIPLSPADPCPGGQGPANGWHTTRPTNYDLSAGDGVKTVKLWLFDSAGNALTNKTPTYSIVLDTIAPGAFPVLGITGGSDLTIDDRLSQLVDPIVNWSPSSGASAYNVSILNLDLSMRCEENVGASITQQVLTDCELVPETDYIARVIARDEAGNLTQGTDLVFRVDVTPPGNFNILGVRGGVDTTLDTWAAQWPEVVWSSSSDAIVYQTSIQSMSGTIVCSEQSISITSYDFSTAGCPSLIHGMQYQVLVRSLDQADLVTIATNSPYIFRADTQAPVLNVTTAPNAIIRDTATDFEFTVSDDTSGLASVECNFNSGSYANCDSPYELSGLSQGSYSLSIRVKDVAGNEVISNHNFDVDLYPPVITVTDSPGAFVSEASEQFVFNVVDSGSSGVSFIECKLDGGSWAVCASPYLIPVVTDGAHEFRIRATDNLGHVSAETIINWFVDSTPPSIVFTSAPSDTVDTDATIEFEVTESETTVNIECDLDGGGWSSCTSPHNLTNLPSGTHSFSVRATNAAGLVSTQTVTWNVIALTSCKVILDTGGSVGDGMYMIDPDGAGGNAPISAYCEMTTNGGGWTWIIGNSNYASGNFPTAVSVSGVSVSYSGGQVSSYQGTGASGYCNVPAPFIGVTITVPHKEVYLYGYSQGYNATPSAWIDIGNDGYDYHWASTCHNCTAANTHNVTRSVASEVTSSYVNVNGNSCQYTGGNQAHIYVLKVR; this is encoded by the coding sequence ATGAATTCGGAACGTTCTGGGACTTTAGGTTATAGTTCGTTCTATAAAGCTATCATTTGTTCGATGGCCTTGGGTTCCTGTACCATCGACACTAAGATTCGTAATCCCTTCGCTGTTCAAATCAATAAGTATTCGATTTATACCAATTCCTCAACTCATCCGTTTTCATTTTCACCGACTTGGGAAGAGTCAGCCTTTAATGGCGGGACCGTGCTTCTTTACGACAACGCCTTTTGCGAGGGGACTCCCACAGAAGTTTCGTTATCAGGGACCGATGTACATATCGATGGTCTGCGAGATGGTAAAAGTTATTATGCGAAAGTGCGTGTGACGAATAATAGCCGTAACTACGAATCATCTTGCGCATTCTGGGTGACAGTGGACATGCAGGCCCCGATGCCAGCGACGATCACCGCACCCTTATCAGATTCTTACGTCTCTGCGACGCACTTTGTGGGTGCATGGAATACCGTAGTCGATGTCGGACCGGCAGGCTTAAGTGAAATTCCTTACAAAGTCAGACTTTATGATCAACCCTCGTGCGCGGGTTCCATCATCTTTACAAAAAACTTAGCATCGCTTACTCACGTCTTTGATAACCTTTCCGCAAACACATTTTACTCTTTCGATATACAATCCACGGATAAAGCCGGTAACTGGAGCACTCCCATTTGCTCTGCATTTATGGAAGTAGATTTATTCGCACCGGGTTTTGTCTTAACTCATACAGGATCTGATCAAGGTTACGCCGCCACACAAACAGTTTCCATCACAGTAACAAACGATGCTTGGGCCTCTTATTGGTGTTTAACGGAAGACTTAAGTTTTATTCCTTTAAGTCCCGCAGATCCTTGCCCAGGTGGACAGGGACCCGCAAACGGTTGGCATACAACTCGTCCAACAAACTATGATCTATCCGCAGGCGACGGTGTTAAAACAGTGAAACTATGGCTCTTCGATAGCGCGGGTAATGCCCTGACGAATAAAACTCCTACTTATAGCATTGTCCTAGATACCATCGCTCCGGGAGCTTTCCCAGTCTTAGGAATCACCGGCGGAAGTGATCTAACGATCGATGATCGCTTATCACAGCTTGTAGATCCGATTGTTAATTGGAGTCCTTCTTCAGGAGCTTCTGCATATAACGTATCGATTCTTAACTTAGATCTTTCCATGCGCTGTGAAGAAAACGTAGGGGCCTCTATCACGCAACAAGTTCTCACAGATTGTGAACTCGTTCCCGAAACAGATTACATTGCCCGCGTGATCGCCCGCGATGAAGCGGGGAATCTTACACAAGGAACCGACCTCGTCTTCCGCGTGGATGTCACTCCACCGGGAAATTTCAATATTTTAGGAGTCAGGGGAGGCGTGGATACGACTTTAGATACATGGGCCGCACAGTGGCCCGAAGTTGTTTGGAGTTCTTCATCGGACGCCATCGTTTATCAAACGTCCATTCAGTCAATGAGCGGAACCATAGTCTGTTCTGAACAGTCGATCTCCATAACGTCCTATGATTTTTCAACAGCGGGTTGCCCTTCATTGATTCACGGAATGCAGTATCAAGTTCTAGTGCGCTCGTTAGATCAAGCCGACTTGGTAACAATCGCCACGAACAGTCCCTATATTTTCCGAGCGGACACTCAAGCCCCGGTTCTCAATGTTACAACAGCTCCAAACGCTATTATCAGAGATACCGCAACAGATTTTGAATTCACCGTTTCAGACGATACAAGCGGATTAGCAAGTGTGGAATGTAATTTTAATTCTGGCAGTTACGCAAATTGCGATAGCCCCTATGAATTATCAGGACTTTCTCAAGGAAGTTACTCATTAAGTATTCGCGTAAAAGATGTCGCCGGAAATGAAGTCATTTCAAATCATAACTTCGACGTCGATCTCTATCCTCCGGTAATCACAGTCACGGATTCTCCGGGGGCCTTTGTTAGTGAAGCTTCAGAGCAATTTGTATTTAACGTCGTTGATTCAGGTTCATCTGGAGTCAGCTTCATAGAATGTAAATTAGACGGTGGATCATGGGCCGTGTGTGCTTCTCCTTATTTAATTCCAGTCGTAACAGATGGCGCGCATGAGTTCCGAATTCGCGCTACCGACAACCTAGGCCACGTCAGCGCAGAGACCATCATCAACTGGTTTGTAGACTCAACGCCGCCTTCGATTGTCTTTACATCAGCACCTTCAGACACAGTTGACACGGACGCGACTATAGAGTTTGAAGTTACCGAATCCGAAACAACAGTAAATATTGAATGCGACTTAGACGGAGGAGGATGGTCTTCATGCACTTCTCCTCACAACCTAACAAACCTTCCATCGGGCACACACAGTTTTTCAGTCAGAGCAACAAATGCAGCAGGTCTTGTGTCGACCCAAACTGTCACTTGGAATGTCATCGCACTCACATCATGTAAAGTCATCTTAGATACCGGCGGCTCTGTCGGAGACGGCATGTACATGATCGACCCTGATGGGGCAGGCGGAAACGCGCCGATCTCCGCCTATTGTGAAATGACGACCAATGGAGGCGGGTGGACGTGGATCATCGGAAACTCCAACTATGCAAGTGGAAACTTCCCCACCGCAGTTTCTGTCAGCGGAGTTTCCGTCTCTTATAGCGGAGGACAAGTATCTTCTTATCAAGGCACAGGCGCGAGTGGCTATTGCAATGTTCCCGCACCATTTATCGGTGTGACAATCACCGTGCCCCACAAAGAAGTTTACCTTTACGGATATTCGCAAGGTTACAACGCCACACCTTCAGCTTGGATTGATATCGGAAACGACGGCTATGATTATCATTGGGCGAGCACTTGTCACAATTGCACTGCCGCAAACACTCATAACGTCACTCGCTCAGTGGCGTCAGAAGTGACGTCTTCTTACGTAAACGTCAACGGCAACTCTTGCCAATACACCGGCGGGAACCAAGCCCATATCTATGTTTTAAAAGTACGGTAG
- a CDS encoding site-specific DNA-methyltransferase, producing the protein MSKLKKISPKTNTLYRGDNLEILKAMPENTFDVCYIDPPFFTQKNYKNIWGDKESVLDWESSRLDGFFDTRDFFEQHIKSGEKGLRAYLEWMRLRLAEIHRVLKPGGYFFCHLDYHAVHYIKIVLDDIYGYNNFVNQIIWKRVTNNKAQTEGSFAKMHDTILCFQKTPVNSKNFNKLYLKGDANKDAKNYPYTEEKTGRQYGSFDFTQKGQGPARKFNGKLLTPPSGKHWIWGQDEIDKGLRDGTIIFTKNGTPRVKRYLDEKKGNLIGDIWNDDLVQPIQANSKEKTGWPTQKPVALLQRIISACSNENGLILDCFAGCGTTMHAAHLLKRKWVGIDISPTAMKVNKKRLEEINAKVTIIDEKDLDLEIDKIRNSKKAA; encoded by the coding sequence ATGTCCAAGTTAAAAAAAATTTCGCCTAAAACCAACACTCTATATCGCGGTGACAATCTCGAAATTTTAAAGGCGATGCCCGAGAATACTTTTGATGTTTGCTACATTGATCCACCTTTTTTTACACAAAAGAATTATAAAAATATTTGGGGAGACAAGGAATCTGTGCTCGATTGGGAATCATCACGACTTGATGGGTTCTTTGACACTAGAGATTTTTTCGAGCAACACATTAAGTCTGGCGAAAAAGGTCTTCGTGCATATCTAGAGTGGATGCGACTAAGACTTGCTGAGATTCACCGAGTTTTAAAACCTGGTGGATATTTTTTCTGTCATCTTGACTATCATGCAGTTCACTACATCAAGATCGTTCTCGATGATATTTATGGATACAATAACTTTGTTAACCAAATCATTTGGAAACGAGTAACTAATAATAAAGCACAAACAGAAGGATCGTTTGCTAAGATGCACGATACTATTCTTTGCTTCCAAAAAACTCCTGTGAACTCTAAGAACTTCAATAAGCTATATCTCAAGGGTGATGCTAATAAGGATGCAAAGAATTATCCATACACAGAAGAAAAAACAGGCCGTCAATACGGTTCTTTCGATTTCACTCAAAAAGGTCAAGGGCCCGCAAGAAAGTTTAACGGTAAATTACTAACTCCTCCTTCTGGAAAACACTGGATCTGGGGGCAAGACGAAATCGACAAAGGTCTTCGTGATGGAACTATCATTTTTACGAAAAATGGAACTCCGAGAGTAAAAAGGTACCTGGATGAAAAGAAAGGTAACCTTATTGGCGATATTTGGAACGATGACCTTGTTCAACCTATTCAAGCAAATTCTAAAGAAAAAACTGGATGGCCAACTCAAAAACCTGTCGCTCTTCTTCAACGAATTATTTCTGCTTGCAGTAATGAAAACGGTCTTATTTTAGACTGTTTCGCAGGATGTGGGACTACAATGCATGCAGCACATTTACTAAAAAGAAAATGGGTTGGGATCGACATCTCTCCTACTGCAATGAAAGTAAATAAAAAGCGATTAGAAGAGATCAATGCCAAGGTTACAATCATTGATGAGAAGGACCTGGATCTAGAAATCGATAAAATCCGAAACTCTAAAAAGGCAGCTTAA
- the pgaC gene encoding poly-beta-1,6-N-acetyl-D-glucosamine synthase, giving the protein MIFSYLPVLFTSLFLITPFVLPLIWIMGAFVFYFKRERHRSTLSEFSNQPYTILIPCFNEEKTAEATICSLDQLPSDQCEIIAINDGSRDKTQSVLEKLAMSRPNMRVINLVQNRGKAAALTLGAMASRHEFILCIDADSELDANAPRLMMEHFRDPHVAGVTGNPRVKNRGTLVGRLQVGEFSALVGMIKRYHQTLGRLFALSGVLVMFRKSAVESVGYWDTYTVTEDVGISWKLQTSGWALKYEPKATCDVLMPDTLKGLWKQRLRWAQGGFEVILRHGRSVLKSRDTGLRLVLLEYVFSVTWAFLLPVTIAIALFGHNPHDINLSYAILLTGVMSFLQFAVGMFLHGRYERSAKLGFVAIWYPFAYWMINSFVLFVAIPKVLFGPKRQFSSWISPDRGGVTYAKNN; this is encoded by the coding sequence ATGATTTTCTCTTATCTGCCGGTGCTATTCACATCCCTCTTCTTAATTACTCCCTTTGTTCTGCCTTTGATCTGGATCATGGGGGCTTTTGTTTTCTACTTTAAAAGGGAACGCCATCGCTCGACCCTTTCTGAGTTTTCTAATCAGCCCTATACGATTTTAATTCCTTGCTTTAACGAGGAAAAAACTGCGGAAGCGACGATTTGCTCGCTAGATCAATTGCCTTCAGACCAATGCGAGATCATCGCGATCAATGATGGCAGCCGGGATAAGACTCAGTCTGTTTTAGAAAAACTGGCGATGTCTCGTCCGAATATGCGCGTTATTAACTTAGTTCAAAATCGTGGGAAAGCGGCTGCTCTTACGTTAGGTGCCATGGCCAGTCGTCATGAGTTTATCTTGTGTATCGATGCCGACTCTGAATTAGACGCCAATGCTCCCCGCCTTATGATGGAACACTTTCGCGATCCGCATGTGGCGGGTGTGACTGGAAATCCGCGCGTCAAAAATCGCGGAACCTTGGTGGGTCGACTGCAGGTGGGAGAATTCTCGGCCCTCGTCGGAATGATTAAACGCTACCACCAAACTTTGGGACGCTTATTTGCTTTGTCTGGCGTCTTAGTGATGTTCCGTAAATCTGCCGTTGAAAGTGTTGGCTACTGGGATACTTACACTGTGACAGAAGATGTCGGAATCAGCTGGAAACTACAAACTTCGGGTTGGGCCCTTAAGTACGAGCCCAAAGCGACTTGTGATGTTTTAATGCCCGACACTTTAAAAGGCCTTTGGAAACAACGTCTTCGCTGGGCGCAAGGTGGATTTGAAGTGATTCTTAGACATGGCCGATCTGTTTTGAAAAGCCGCGACACCGGTTTAAGACTGGTTCTTTTGGAGTACGTATTTTCTGTCACCTGGGCTTTCCTATTACCTGTGACGATTGCGATCGCTCTGTTTGGGCATAACCCTCACGATATCAACCTTAGTTATGCGATTCTTCTTACAGGTGTGATGAGCTTTCTGCAGTTTGCGGTGGGAATGTTTTTGCACGGCCGTTATGAGCGTTCGGCGAAACTGGGCTTTGTTGCTATCTGGTACCCTTTTGCTTATTGGATGATTAATAGTTTTGTGCTATTCGTAGCAATCCCAAAAGTTCTGTTTGGCCCAAAACGCCAATTCAGTTCTTGGATCAGCCCCGATCGTGGCGGAGTGACGTATGCGAAAAATAATTGA
- a CDS encoding ASCH domain-containing protein: MKPRVIQGINIQWPWSELLVSGKKTVETRSYPLPARLIDTELAIIETPGPNGKRAAGITKARIIGTITFTRSYKYKTKTHWRSEYEKHLVSPDDSLFGYRQEKEKYGWVVGMVEKLDNPAPAPSKRGIIFAKACKVGGRQI; the protein is encoded by the coding sequence ATGAAGCCTAGAGTAATTCAAGGTATAAATATCCAATGGCCTTGGAGTGAACTTCTTGTAAGCGGAAAAAAGACCGTGGAAACACGGTCCTATCCTCTACCAGCTCGCTTGATAGATACTGAACTTGCGATAATTGAAACTCCTGGTCCAAATGGAAAAAGGGCCGCTGGTATTACCAAAGCTCGGATAATCGGTACAATAACATTTACTAGATCGTATAAGTATAAAACCAAAACGCATTGGCGTTCGGAGTATGAAAAGCATTTAGTTAGTCCAGACGATAGTCTGTTCGGCTATCGACAAGAAAAAGAAAAATATGGTTGGGTTGTGGGGATGGTAGAAAAACTAGACAATCCAGCTCCTGCTCCGTCTAAACGTGGAATTATATTCGCAAAAGCCTGTAAGGTCGGGGGTAGGCAAATTTAA
- a CDS encoding nucleotidyltransferase domain-containing protein codes for MKKADRKIIDEIKETLKEAYNPLRLFLFGSRANGTATKDSDYDFVMVVPDPKKSTFHEMSKARSLVFKKHLISADIFIYS; via the coding sequence TTGAAAAAGGCAGATCGCAAAATCATCGATGAAATCAAAGAGACGTTAAAGGAAGCATACAATCCTTTGCGTCTCTTTCTGTTTGGATCTCGTGCAAATGGCACGGCAACAAAAGACAGCGACTACGATTTTGTGATGGTGGTGCCCGACCCTAAAAAATCTACTTTTCATGAAATGAGCAAAGCACGCTCTTTGGTATTTAAAAAGCATCTTATTTCTGCTGATATTTTTATTTATTCTTAA
- a CDS encoding DUF6088 family protein: MSQVVETSIKNRIYGLGRGKCFTPDRFLDLGGDDAIRQSLSRLAKEGTIRRLAQGLYEYPRIHKTLGVLPPQAEQVIKALTERDQITVQPSGAYAANLLGLSEQVPNKIVYLTQGSPRKIKIGNMEIILKRTSNKSMATAGKMSGLVIQALLYLGKEHLDKDIASKLKRKLSAGDKKELMKDIKSAPIWMRGFLKEIAGV, from the coding sequence ATGTCTCAAGTAGTTGAAACTAGTATAAAAAATAGAATATACGGACTTGGTAGGGGTAAGTGCTTTACTCCAGACAGATTTTTAGACCTGGGCGGGGACGATGCCATTAGGCAAAGTCTCTCAAGACTCGCTAAGGAAGGCACGATTAGGCGCTTGGCTCAGGGGCTTTACGAATATCCTCGTATTCATAAAACGCTCGGAGTTTTGCCGCCCCAAGCAGAACAAGTCATCAAAGCCCTCACTGAACGAGATCAGATAACGGTGCAACCTTCAGGGGCTTATGCTGCGAATCTTTTGGGGCTCTCAGAGCAAGTTCCTAACAAGATCGTTTATCTGACTCAAGGCTCACCTCGAAAAATTAAAATCGGTAATATGGAAATCATTCTGAAAAGAACTTCGAATAAATCAATGGCGACAGCTGGTAAGATGAGCGGCCTAGTGATTCAGGCGCTCCTTTATCTTGGAAAAGAACATCTTGATAAAGATATTGCCTCGAAATTAAAACGCAAACTTTCTGCGGGCGATAAGAAAGAGCTGATGAAGGATATTAAGTCAGCTCCTATATGGATGCGTGGTTTCTTAAAAGAAATCGCCGGGGTTTAA
- a CDS encoding radical SAM protein, translating into MDHLQLVTNENLNLQNHTFAEDERSFDGVLSGDMWRKVKALNSKMPDTFDWSVYDRLYEKFGDEQPNGGVIFKSPFRMANSHTSCTQCHYTFEIDTYGRGCIHNCSYCYAKAMLSSHGYWNRPHPFPIDVSEIRKIFYQVFETDKPNKWRNIMGQKIPLRIGSMSDSFMKMDTKYSVTKELLKILSFYDYPHIIFTRSELIADDSYMKLLRKDLSSIQFSISGNNERLTKLIEPGAPSVTKRFSALKKLNEAGFWTTVRVNPFFPMFPDGYFTNPDRMIERFGSIDNAPKFELFDWSMLDQVKESGTPSLLVGVVRLSTNAVAAMTRETGVDLKVFFDPAEYKKNGDVRYSDREIAHYYWKFKSESAKRGIRFNTCYIGMGKPDFFKYQNLWSNKTDCCDAKGNVTGIVKSSQDVDWDERVRLATSKQEALKGLALELGTSHPTYLNHAARYSAKPILEENL; encoded by the coding sequence ATGGATCACTTGCAACTAGTAACTAATGAAAATTTGAATTTACAGAATCACACATTTGCGGAAGACGAACGATCTTTTGACGGTGTTCTATCTGGTGATATGTGGAGAAAGGTAAAGGCTCTCAATAGTAAAATGCCTGATACTTTTGACTGGTCAGTTTATGATCGCCTCTACGAAAAATTCGGTGATGAGCAGCCAAACGGCGGCGTGATTTTTAAATCTCCTTTTAGAATGGCAAATTCACATACAAGTTGCACTCAATGTCATTACACTTTCGAGATTGATACCTATGGCAGAGGTTGTATTCATAATTGTTCTTATTGCTATGCGAAGGCCATGTTGTCATCGCACGGTTATTGGAATCGCCCACATCCATTTCCAATTGACGTAAGTGAAATTCGTAAGATTTTTTATCAAGTTTTTGAGACGGATAAACCGAATAAATGGCGAAATATCATGGGTCAAAAGATTCCTCTTAGGATTGGCTCTATGAGTGATAGCTTTATGAAAATGGACACCAAGTATAGTGTTACAAAAGAACTATTAAAAATATTATCTTTCTACGACTATCCGCATATTATATTTACGCGATCAGAATTGATTGCGGACGACTCTTATATGAAGTTGCTTCGAAAAGATCTGTCCTCTATTCAGTTTTCTATTTCTGGGAATAATGAACGACTAACGAAATTAATTGAGCCAGGTGCTCCTTCTGTTACAAAAAGATTTTCTGCACTGAAGAAGCTCAATGAGGCGGGATTTTGGACTACAGTGAGAGTAAATCCATTTTTCCCTATGTTTCCAGATGGGTATTTTACTAATCCAGATCGTATGATTGAAAGATTTGGCAGCATCGATAATGCTCCCAAATTTGAACTGTTCGACTGGTCAATGTTGGATCAAGTAAAAGAATCAGGCACTCCAAGCTTGCTTGTTGGTGTTGTAAGATTGTCCACTAACGCTGTTGCTGCGATGACAAGAGAAACTGGGGTAGATCTAAAAGTATTTTTCGATCCTGCGGAATATAAGAAAAACGGTGACGTGAGATATTCTGATAGAGAGATTGCTCATTACTATTGGAAATTCAAATCTGAGTCTGCAAAACGAGGGATACGCTTCAATACTTGTTATATTGGAATGGGAAAGCCAGATTTTTTCAAATATCAAAATCTGTGGTCTAATAAGACAGACTGTTGCGATGCTAAAGGGAACGTCACTGGAATAGTAAAATCATCACAGGATGTTGATTGGGACGAGCGAGTTAGATTAGCGACATCCAAGCAAGAGGCCCTAAAAGGTCTTGCCTTAGAGCTTGGGACTTCTCATCCCACTTATCTAAATCATGCCGCAAGATATTCAGCGAAACCAATTCTCGAAGAAAATTTATGA
- a CDS encoding nucleotidyl transferase AbiEii/AbiGii toxin family protein has protein sequence MEKSERAAYFEKAAEIQSLSPQIIEKDFWVCWTLRELFTLPDIKDHLTFKGGTSLSKVFKVIERFSEDIDISIEKSYLGFVGERDPETVGAKKRNALLGELSDACRKFVGDSLIESLRKEIASKIPSGEPWSLEIDPDDPDAQTILFTYPRSLSSASGYVRPIVKIEVGARSEHWPVSSRSVSSYLKEALPDLVQEEPVQLKVLDVERTFWEKATILHMYAHYPNEKHPPARQSRHYYDFVCLLRSAYKSKAAQDVDLLVRVADHKSIYFRAAWTSYSTARKGTLKLIPDAKVFAEMEKDYEQMNEMFFKSPPSWSEIVAEITAFEAEFNNLNK, from the coding sequence TTGGAAAAATCTGAAAGAGCGGCTTATTTTGAAAAGGCCGCAGAGATTCAAAGTCTGTCACCGCAAATCATTGAAAAAGATTTTTGGGTCTGCTGGACTTTGCGTGAGCTTTTTACTCTGCCAGATATTAAAGATCATCTGACTTTCAAAGGTGGAACGTCTTTATCTAAGGTATTCAAGGTTATAGAAAGGTTTTCAGAAGATATCGATATTTCTATCGAGAAGTCCTATCTTGGATTTGTAGGAGAAAGAGACCCAGAAACTGTTGGTGCAAAAAAGAGAAATGCTCTTTTGGGCGAACTTTCTGATGCTTGCAGAAAATTTGTTGGCGATTCGTTGATAGAGTCTCTTAGAAAAGAAATAGCATCCAAAATTCCAAGCGGGGAGCCGTGGAGTTTGGAAATCGATCCCGATGATCCAGATGCACAGACGATATTATTCACATATCCACGCTCACTATCGTCAGCGTCTGGATATGTTCGTCCTATTGTAAAAATTGAAGTAGGCGCAAGATCTGAGCATTGGCCTGTAAGTTCTCGGAGCGTGAGCTCATACTTGAAAGAAGCGCTTCCGGATCTCGTGCAGGAAGAGCCAGTTCAGTTGAAAGTATTGGATGTCGAAAGAACATTCTGGGAGAAGGCCACGATATTGCACATGTATGCGCATTATCCAAATGAAAAGCATCCTCCGGCTCGCCAATCTCGGCATTACTATGATTTTGTGTGTTTGTTGCGATCTGCATATAAATCTAAAGCGGCTCAAGACGTGGATCTATTGGTCAGGGTCGCAGATCACAAGTCGATTTATTTCCGGGCTGCGTGGACAAGCTATTCCACTGCAAGAAAGGGCACACTCAAGTTGATTCCAGATGCAAAGGTGTTTGCTGAAATGGAGAAAGACTACGAGCAGATGAATGAGATGTTTTTCAAATCACCTCCGAGTTGGAGTGAGATTGTTGCTGAAATTACTGCGTTCGAAGCGGAATTTAATAATTTGAACAAGTGA